The following proteins are encoded in a genomic region of Cytophagales bacterium:
- the lon gene encoding endopeptidase La: MNIKPEQNFFPIADLDNSEELLPLIEDDKDEEGQEGNYPENLPVLPVRNTVLFPGVIIPITIGRKRSIRLVKKAYRGNKIIGVLAQENAGTEDPIIDDLYKIGTVAKILKMLVLPDGNTTIIIRGKVKFEIDHIVSGEPFLTAKVKYLSESFPKVKDKKLKVLINTLKEQATKMFKLNPEVPQEAQIAIKNIEQPVFLTNFLSSNLNTKVADKQKLLEINNGVKKTELLLKYIMKEIQLLEIKYEIQNKAVFDIDKQQRDFFLRQQMKVLQDELGDGSADQELDKLRARGKKKKWTEAVAKHFNKELDKLLRIHPHSPEYPVSMNYVEFMIDMPWNEYSKDKFNLNHAQKILEADHHGLEKVKERIIEYLSVLKLKNNMKAPIVCFYGPPGVGKTSLGKSIARALGRQCVRMSLGGVRDEAEIRGHRKTYIGAMPGSIIKNIKKSKYSNPVFILDEIDKIGTDFRGDPASALLEALDPEQNESFVDNYLEVDYDLSRVLFITTANSLDTIPHALKDRMEIIEINGYTPEEKIQIAKKHLIPKQRTENGLNAKDIKFTPQAINRIIQDYTRESGVRQLERKVAGVIRKVAKSKVLEEKHNKTIQPIDVLKHLGAPIYDNELYEKINVAGVATGLAWTQFGGEILFIESTLFRGKGKLTLSGKLGDVMKESATAALSYLRANAETIGIDHRVFDNFDLHIHVPSGAVPKDGPSAGITIFTSLASVFTQTKIKDKLAMTGEITLRGKVLPVGGIKEKILAAKRAGIKELILCAQNKKDVDEIKPDYIKNLKIHYVENVDEVLELALTGEKVEKPVDLSVKVEDKKLGYEEALVE, encoded by the coding sequence ATGAACATTAAACCAGAACAAAATTTTTTCCCAATAGCAGATCTGGATAATAGTGAAGAGCTGCTCCCTTTAATTGAAGATGATAAGGATGAGGAAGGGCAGGAGGGGAATTATCCTGAGAACCTGCCTGTTTTACCTGTCCGGAACACGGTTTTGTTCCCCGGGGTGATTATACCTATCACGATAGGAAGAAAGAGATCAATCAGGTTAGTAAAAAAAGCGTATAGAGGAAACAAGATCATTGGTGTGTTGGCCCAGGAAAATGCCGGTACAGAAGACCCAATCATTGACGACCTTTATAAAATCGGCACGGTTGCTAAAATTCTTAAAATGCTGGTTTTACCTGACGGTAATACGACCATCATAATCCGCGGAAAGGTAAAGTTTGAAATTGATCATATTGTAAGCGGAGAACCATTTCTTACGGCAAAAGTAAAATATCTGTCTGAAAGTTTTCCAAAGGTAAAAGATAAAAAATTAAAAGTACTGATCAACACTTTAAAGGAACAAGCAACCAAAATGTTCAAGCTTAACCCGGAAGTTCCACAGGAAGCCCAGATTGCAATAAAAAATATTGAACAACCAGTTTTTTTGACAAATTTTCTTTCTTCTAATCTCAACACTAAAGTTGCGGATAAGCAAAAGCTTCTGGAAATAAACAATGGCGTAAAAAAAACAGAGCTTTTGCTTAAATATATAATGAAAGAGATACAATTGCTTGAGATAAAGTATGAAATTCAAAACAAAGCGGTTTTTGATATTGACAAACAGCAAAGAGATTTTTTCTTAAGACAGCAAATGAAAGTTCTCCAGGATGAATTAGGAGATGGAAGCGCTGACCAGGAGTTAGATAAACTAAGAGCAAGGGGGAAAAAGAAGAAATGGACGGAGGCGGTTGCAAAGCATTTTAACAAGGAACTGGATAAACTCTTAAGGATACATCCACACTCACCCGAATACCCCGTTTCAATGAATTATGTGGAATTTATGATTGACATGCCCTGGAATGAGTATTCAAAGGATAAGTTTAATCTCAATCATGCTCAAAAAATATTAGAAGCTGACCATCATGGCCTGGAGAAAGTTAAAGAGAGAATTATAGAATATCTTTCGGTACTGAAGCTGAAAAATAATATGAAGGCGCCTATTGTGTGCTTTTATGGCCCTCCGGGTGTTGGTAAAACTTCTTTGGGAAAATCAATAGCAAGAGCGCTGGGCAGACAGTGTGTCAGAATGTCACTCGGAGGGGTGAGAGATGAAGCTGAGATCAGGGGGCATAGAAAAACCTATATTGGCGCCATGCCTGGGAGCATTATTAAAAATATTAAGAAATCAAAATATTCAAACCCTGTATTCATACTGGATGAAATTGATAAAATAGGCACTGATTTTAGAGGAGATCCGGCATCGGCATTATTAGAAGCGCTGGATCCGGAACAAAATGAATCATTTGTTGATAATTACCTGGAGGTTGATTACGACCTTTCCAGGGTTTTATTTATTACCACTGCAAATTCCCTGGATACTATTCCACATGCCTTGAAGGATAGAATGGAGATCATTGAAATTAATGGTTATACCCCAGAAGAAAAAATACAAATAGCTAAAAAACATCTTATCCCAAAACAAAGGACAGAAAATGGCTTGAACGCAAAAGATATTAAATTCACCCCGCAAGCAATTAACAGGATAATTCAGGACTACACAAGAGAATCTGGTGTCAGGCAGCTTGAAAGAAAAGTAGCTGGTGTAATAAGAAAGGTTGCCAAGTCCAAAGTATTGGAAGAAAAGCATAATAAAACCATCCAGCCAATAGATGTGTTGAAACATTTAGGCGCTCCTATATATGATAATGAATTGTATGAGAAGATCAATGTGGCAGGAGTTGCCACTGGCCTGGCTTGGACACAATTCGGTGGTGAAATTCTTTTCATTGAATCTACCTTATTCAGAGGTAAAGGTAAGCTCACACTATCGGGCAAGCTTGGAGATGTGATGAAAGAATCGGCAACAGCCGCCTTATCTTACCTGAGAGCCAATGCCGAAACAATTGGCATTGATCACAGGGTGTTTGATAATTTTGATTTGCATATACACGTTCCTTCAGGCGCTGTTCCCAAAGACGGGCCATCAGCCGGTATTACAATTTTTACTTCTTTGGCATCTGTTTTTACGCAAACAAAAATTAAAGATAAGTTAGCGATGACAGGGGAGATAACCCTGAGGGGAAAAGTGCTACCGGTAGGCGGCATCAAAGAAAAGATACTTGCGGCAAAAAGAGCAGGGATTAAAGAACTTATTCTTTGTGCTCAAAATAAAAAAGATGTTGATGAAATTAAGCCAGATTATATTAAAAATTTAAAAATCCATTATGTAGAAAATGTTGATGAGGTATTGGAACTTGCATTAACGGGTGAGAAGGTTGAGAAACCGGTGGATCTGTCTGTGAAAGTGGAGGATAAGAAGCTGGGATATGAGGAGGCTTTGGTTGAATAG
- a CDS encoding DUF2281 domain-containing protein: MQLKLNIAYQQVFNLLKQLPVAEWKKLRGEIDKELTEKKQNLSPTKRGNYKREKGFGCLKGKVWMADDFNEPLDDFKEYMP; encoded by the coding sequence ATGCAACTAAAACTAAATATCGCTTACCAACAAGTTTTTAATCTTTTAAAACAATTGCCTGTTGCAGAATGGAAAAAATTGAGGGGTGAAATAGACAAAGAATTGACTGAAAAAAAACAAAATTTGTCCCCAACGAAGAGAGGGAACTATAAAAGAGAAAAAGGATTTGGTTGTTTGAAAGGAAAGGTATGGATGGCAGATGATTTCAATGAACCTTTAGATGACTTCAAGGAGTATATGCCGTAA
- the porQ gene encoding type IX secretion system protein PorQ produces MDLLFYCLKKSKNPFCILPRQTAGPCPASWRGYVLCAITTFITYHSYSQIGGKNTYDFLNLPVNARVAAMGGVNVSLIDYDVSMYFSNPALLNKEMVKYISLNYMPFYAGIKNSTLAYAHDFGKAGIWGGGLQYINYGKFQQRDASGNYQGDFRASEYAFYFSYAHKIENYTLGANLKFVGSNIQSYSAHSVLFDLGGLYSHPTRDWDIGMVFKNIGFLKRYPTKIPFDVQLGMSYKLEHMPLRASITMHHLNYMIDWLIFGGTDIVYLDPNNTGLVDEFGNKTSEDKKLSEKIARHFIFGGEFIMSPNFYLRAGYNHQRRKELKLETRSGLTGFSAGFMIKIKTFEFAFSRAWYHVAGGKNYITVTSNLGSYFKKTERPVDN; encoded by the coding sequence ATGGATTTATTATTCTATTGTTTAAAGAAGAGTAAAAACCCGTTTTGTATTTTACCCCGTCAAACGGCAGGGCCATGCCCCGCCAGTTGGCGGGGCTATGTGCTATGCGCAATAACAACTTTCATTACCTACCACTCCTATTCTCAAATAGGCGGCAAAAATACCTACGATTTTTTAAACCTTCCTGTTAATGCCAGGGTGGCAGCTATGGGTGGTGTAAATGTTTCTTTGATTGACTATGACGTAAGCATGTACTTCTCAAACCCGGCTTTATTAAATAAAGAGATGGTGAAATATATCAGCTTAAATTATATGCCATTTTATGCCGGAATAAAAAACTCAACGCTTGCTTATGCACATGATTTTGGAAAAGCCGGAATTTGGGGTGGAGGATTGCAATACATTAATTACGGAAAGTTTCAGCAACGGGATGCGTCAGGCAATTACCAGGGCGATTTTCGGGCAAGCGAATATGCTTTTTATTTCTCTTATGCACACAAAATTGAAAATTATACGCTTGGCGCTAATTTGAAATTTGTCGGTTCAAATATCCAGTCCTATAGCGCTCATTCGGTTTTGTTTGATCTTGGCGGGTTATATAGCCATCCCACAAGAGATTGGGATATTGGTATGGTCTTTAAGAATATAGGTTTCCTGAAAAGATATCCTACCAAAATCCCTTTTGATGTTCAGTTGGGTATGAGCTATAAATTGGAACATATGCCGCTCAGGGCATCAATTACTATGCATCACTTGAATTATATGATTGATTGGCTTATATTTGGCGGTACGGATATTGTGTACCTGGATCCAAATAACACAGGCCTTGTTGATGAATTTGGAAATAAAACCAGTGAGGATAAAAAGTTGAGTGAAAAGATCGCCAGGCACTTCATCTTTGGAGGAGAATTTATTATGAGTCCGAATTTTTATCTGCGGGCAGGTTATAATCATCAAAGAAGAAAAGAATTGAAATTGGAGACAAGATCAGGCCTTACAGGATTTTCTGCGGGTTTTATGATAAAGATAAAGACGTTTGAATTTGCTTTTTCAAGAGCGTGGTATCATGTGGCAGGGGGTAAGAATTATATTACAGTTACCAGTAATCTTGGATCATATTTTAAGAAAACAGAAAGGCCGGTTGACAATTAA
- the hslU gene encoding ATP-dependent protease ATPase subunit HslU: MIDNDNYLTPKQIVKELDKYIIGQKDAKKNVAIALRNRWRRMKTKTEIQQEITPNNILMIGPTGVGKTEIARRLAKLADAPFTKVEASKFTEVGYVGRDVESMVRDLVDQSVNIVKAGKKEEVKQKAAEIVEEIILDALIPPLKKPASKPQTSATVRQQAGLSINLTSGHISSEADIANQKAGKQAESRSQPEQNSELAGDNMPKNDYELNEKTREKFREKIRSGELDDRKIEINIQQNSSAGIGVIGPAGGIDEVSMMNIQEMIGGMLPKRAKKRKLKIVEARKILLEEETAKLIDMDEVKEEAINKAENTGIIFIDEIDKVANRSSGSGGPDVSREGVQRDLLPIVEGSTVNTKYGVVRTDHILFIAAGAFYVSKPSDLIPELQGRFPIRVELDNLTKEDFCKILKYPKNALTKQYEALLGSEDVELSFTDEAIDMIAEMAFEINSKLENIGARRLQTVMSQLLNDILFDVPDTISQNAKIPITKELVEERLSEMVKDKDVSQYIL, encoded by the coding sequence ATGATAGATAACGACAACTACCTGACTCCAAAACAAATTGTTAAGGAATTAGACAAATACATCATCGGGCAAAAGGATGCCAAAAAAAACGTGGCAATTGCTTTGCGCAACAGGTGGCGAAGGATGAAGACCAAAACCGAAATACAGCAGGAGATCACGCCAAATAATATCCTGATGATCGGTCCTACCGGGGTGGGTAAGACAGAAATTGCCCGGAGATTGGCAAAGTTAGCGGATGCTCCCTTTACCAAGGTTGAAGCTTCAAAATTTACAGAGGTTGGCTATGTAGGACGCGATGTTGAAAGCATGGTAAGAGACCTTGTAGACCAATCTGTTAATATTGTAAAGGCGGGGAAAAAAGAAGAAGTTAAACAAAAAGCAGCAGAGATCGTAGAAGAAATTATTCTCGATGCCTTGATTCCTCCGTTAAAAAAACCTGCATCCAAACCTCAAACCTCTGCCACGGTCCGTCAACAAGCCGGCCTGTCTATCAACCTTACTTCCGGCCATATTTCTTCTGAAGCTGATATAGCAAACCAGAAGGCAGGTAAACAAGCTGAGTCCCGATCTCAACCGGAACAAAATTCAGAATTGGCCGGGGATAATATGCCCAAAAACGATTATGAACTCAATGAAAAAACAAGAGAAAAATTCAGAGAAAAAATAAGAAGCGGGGAGCTTGACGACCGTAAAATAGAGATCAATATCCAGCAAAACTCGTCTGCAGGTATTGGCGTTATTGGTCCTGCCGGTGGAATTGATGAGGTATCTATGATGAATATCCAGGAAATGATCGGTGGAATGCTGCCGAAAAGGGCTAAAAAAAGAAAGCTTAAAATTGTCGAAGCGCGAAAGATATTGCTGGAAGAGGAGACTGCCAAATTGATCGATATGGATGAAGTGAAAGAAGAAGCAATCAATAAAGCAGAAAACACGGGCATCATCTTTATTGATGAAATTGATAAAGTTGCAAACAGGTCTTCAGGATCTGGCGGTCCTGATGTGAGCAGGGAAGGTGTACAAAGAGATCTCCTGCCAATCGTTGAAGGGAGCACTGTTAATACCAAATATGGTGTTGTCAGAACCGATCATATTCTTTTTATTGCTGCCGGAGCTTTTTACGTTTCCAAACCTTCAGACTTGATACCTGAACTGCAGGGGCGGTTTCCAATCAGGGTAGAGCTGGATAATCTGACCAAAGAAGATTTTTGCAAGATTTTAAAATATCCTAAAAACGCACTCACTAAACAATATGAAGCGCTGCTTGGTTCTGAAGATGTTGAGCTAAGCTTTACTGACGAAGCCATTGATATGATTGCAGAAATGGCTTTTGAAATCAATTCAAAACTTGAAAATATAGGCGCCAGAAGATTACAAACCGTAATGAGCCAATTGCTCAATGATATCCTCTTCGATGTACCTGATACAATCAGTCAAAATGCCAAAATACCAATCACCAAAGAGTTGGTAGAAGAAAGATTATCAGAGATGGTGAAGGATAAGGATGTGAGTCAATACATTCTTTAA